The following are from one region of the Stanieria cyanosphaera PCC 7437 genome:
- a CDS encoding class I SAM-dependent methyltransferase, whose amino-acid sequence MNNQIQSNSYALQNIIRDRITASPQQKITFAEFMDVVLYHPQYGYYSSGVVEIGSGGDFFTASSLGKDFGELLAIQFVEMWLKMDCPNDFCLVEVGAGNGNLAFDIFNYLQNNQQDFFQTLKYIIIEESPALKKRQQELLQEFKDQIVWRSLLELPDNSLVGCVFSNELIDAFPVNQVIINQGKLQEVYLTNLENQITEVYGELSTSKILEYFQLVKLNFPSKDYPESYRTEVNLAALDWLKTIAHKLQQGYLLTIDYGYPAHKYYHPQRSQGTLQCYYQHRRHNNPYLNLGYQDLTTHVDFTALEVEGNKWGLTKISFTQQGMFLMALGLGDRLSNLANGNYSALEVIQRRDALHQLINPSGLGGFGVLLQAKGLKTDQHLLKGFTIPPLT is encoded by the coding sequence ATGAATAATCAAATTCAATCTAACTCTTACGCTCTACAAAATATAATTCGCGATCGCATTACTGCTTCACCTCAACAAAAAATAACTTTTGCTGAATTTATGGATGTAGTTTTATATCATCCTCAGTATGGTTATTACAGTTCTGGAGTTGTAGAAATCGGCTCTGGTGGAGATTTTTTTACTGCTTCTTCTTTGGGTAAAGATTTTGGTGAGTTACTGGCAATTCAATTTGTAGAAATGTGGCTCAAAATGGATTGTCCTAATGATTTTTGTTTAGTAGAAGTAGGAGCAGGCAATGGCAATTTAGCTTTTGATATTTTCAATTATTTACAAAATAATCAACAAGATTTCTTTCAGACTTTAAAATATATTATTATCGAAGAATCTCCAGCATTGAAAAAACGACAACAAGAATTACTTCAAGAATTTAAAGATCAAATTGTATGGCGATCGCTTTTAGAACTTCCTGATAATTCTTTAGTTGGTTGTGTATTTTCTAATGAATTAATTGATGCTTTTCCTGTTAATCAAGTAATTATTAATCAAGGTAAATTACAAGAGGTTTATTTAACTAATTTAGAGAATCAAATTACTGAAGTTTATGGAGAACTATCTACTTCTAAAATATTAGAATACTTTCAGTTAGTTAAGTTGAATTTTCCTAGTAAAGATTATCCCGAAAGTTATCGTACTGAAGTTAACTTGGCTGCTTTGGATTGGTTAAAAACCATAGCTCATAAATTACAACAAGGTTATTTATTAACCATTGACTACGGCTATCCTGCCCACAAATACTACCATCCCCAAAGGTCGCAAGGAACATTACAATGCTACTATCAACATCGCCGACACAATAATCCTTATCTTAATCTTGGTTATCAAGACCTTACTACTCATGTTGATTTTACGGCCCTAGAAGTTGAAGGTAACAAGTGGGGATTAACCAAAATTAGTTTTACTCAACAAGGAATGTTCTTAATGGCTTTGGGATTAGGCGATCGCTTATCAAATCTTGCTAATGGTAACTATAGCGCATTAGAAGTTATTCAGCGTCGAGATGCACTGCATCAACTTATCAATCCTAGTGGTTTAGGTGGTTTTGGCGTGTTATTACAGGCAAAAGGACTAAAAACTGATCAACATCTTTTAAAAGGATTTACCATTCCTCCTCTAACTTAA